The Verrucomicrobium spinosum DSM 4136 = JCM 18804 genome includes a region encoding these proteins:
- a CDS encoding HrpE/YscL family type III secretion apparatus protein, whose translation MLCLNATGVAIEPSAKVVRAEDYAVIAGAKAIVDAAVSESIRLRKAGQVDADQKRAEAQAEYERRREEGFKEGQEEGKAEIAGQIMECMTQSAAYFSKVEGVMIDLVMRALRRVLGTFEQKEIVEQAVRHALETTRNEGHVTVRVAPAQAEWLQSRVQSMLESCPKVQFLEVLPDERLAEDGCVLETEIGVVDASIQTQLRAIEKALINSLK comes from the coding sequence ATGCTTTGCCTGAATGCAACGGGAGTGGCCATAGAGCCCAGCGCGAAGGTGGTCAGGGCGGAAGACTATGCCGTGATCGCCGGTGCGAAGGCGATCGTGGATGCCGCGGTCAGTGAATCCATCCGGCTGCGAAAGGCCGGCCAGGTGGATGCGGACCAGAAGCGTGCCGAAGCGCAGGCAGAGTACGAGCGCCGCCGTGAGGAGGGGTTCAAGGAAGGTCAGGAGGAGGGCAAGGCGGAGATCGCCGGGCAGATCATGGAATGCATGACCCAGAGCGCCGCCTACTTTTCCAAAGTGGAAGGCGTGATGATCGACCTGGTGATGCGGGCTCTGCGGCGTGTCCTTGGCACCTTTGAGCAGAAGGAGATTGTCGAGCAGGCCGTGCGTCATGCGCTGGAAACCACCCGCAATGAGGGGCATGTCACCGTTCGTGTGGCCCCGGCCCAGGCAGAGTGGCTCCAGTCTCGCGTGCAGTCCATGCTGGAGTCATGCCCCAAGGTCCAGTTCCTGGAAGTGCTGCCTGATGAACGGCTGGCGGAAGACGGTTGCGTGCTGGAGACGGAGATCGGCGTCGTGGACGCGAGCATCCAGACCCAGCTGCGGGCCATTGAGAAGGCGCTGATCAACTCCCTAAAGTAA
- a CDS encoding SctK family type III secretion system sorting platform protein: MNLPQWYADLALRQPDLFRLIGDFQGKPQHWAHPDRLAALPHADVLAFLANSPVGQKHASRWATTQLGLDQVPGWWDFSPPRRRLVLMSWMTLEKLACYCGAAIHATKIAATIARVQTLELKAAIGAAAHAFALRRGRIMAAPALPQLTARSEGSLGQQVLTTGWATVLGMLSDEPSELLRRFSVKLPPSLQQDAAPKLATEECDQIWTFVRKIGNEVFTKEEMACFA, translated from the coding sequence ATGAACCTGCCGCAATGGTATGCAGACCTGGCCCTCCGCCAGCCGGACCTGTTCCGGCTGATTGGTGACTTTCAGGGGAAGCCTCAGCATTGGGCCCACCCGGATCGGCTCGCTGCGTTGCCGCATGCAGATGTCCTGGCATTCCTGGCAAATTCTCCGGTGGGGCAGAAGCATGCCTCCCGCTGGGCGACCACCCAGTTGGGATTAGACCAAGTGCCAGGCTGGTGGGATTTCTCCCCACCACGTCGTCGTCTGGTTTTGATGAGCTGGATGACGTTGGAAAAGCTGGCTTGCTATTGTGGGGCTGCCATCCACGCGACCAAGATCGCAGCCACCATCGCCCGGGTGCAGACATTGGAGCTGAAGGCGGCCATTGGTGCGGCGGCTCACGCCTTCGCCTTGCGACGGGGCCGAATAATGGCGGCACCTGCGTTACCGCAGCTGACCGCCCGAAGCGAGGGCAGTCTGGGCCAGCAGGTGCTGACCACGGGCTGGGCCACCGTCTTGGGCATGCTGTCAGATGAACCCTCGGAACTGCTCCGGAGGTTCTCGGTAAAACTGCCGCCTTCCCTGCAGCAGGACGCCGCACCCAAGCTGGCCACCGAGGAGTGCGACCAGATCTGGACATTCGTCCGGAAGATCGGGAATGAAGTTTTTACCAAGGAGGAAATGGCATGCTTTGCCTGA
- the sctJ gene encoding type III secretion system inner membrane ring lipoprotein SctJ, whose product MAPLSRITLCLCGLLLVSCAKQVPLFSDLREEEANEVMAALMERDVACTKTPGKEDKWALQVKSEDFPFAMQTLQAMGLPRQSFQRMGEIFQKSGLVSSPTEERVRFIYALSQELSETFMKIDGVVAARVHIALPDTDPLAEETNPASAAVFIKCRPGYNLANNTQDLKNLVTRSVEGLKPENVELVITSAEAMEPVRRKEKVETTKAAGLLATLPPWGVPTAAAAGGFLLATAFFLMFRKGNPKSAS is encoded by the coding sequence ATGGCTCCCCTTTCTCGAATCACTCTTTGTCTTTGTGGCCTGCTGCTGGTGAGCTGTGCCAAGCAGGTGCCCCTCTTCAGCGATCTGCGTGAGGAAGAAGCCAATGAGGTCATGGCCGCTCTGATGGAGCGTGATGTCGCCTGCACCAAGACTCCGGGCAAGGAAGACAAGTGGGCCTTGCAGGTGAAGTCCGAGGACTTCCCTTTTGCCATGCAGACGCTGCAGGCCATGGGCCTTCCCCGCCAGAGCTTCCAGCGCATGGGTGAAATCTTTCAGAAGTCCGGGCTGGTTAGTTCCCCGACGGAAGAGCGCGTGCGTTTCATCTATGCCTTGAGCCAGGAGCTCTCGGAGACTTTCATGAAGATCGACGGGGTGGTGGCCGCCCGCGTCCACATCGCCCTGCCGGACACGGATCCTCTGGCTGAAGAGACCAATCCCGCGTCGGCGGCGGTCTTCATCAAGTGCCGCCCTGGATACAATCTCGCGAACAACACCCAGGACCTGAAGAACTTGGTGACCCGCAGCGTGGAAGGACTGAAACCAGAAAACGTGGAGCTGGTCATCACCTCGGCTGAGGCCATGGAGCCGGTGCGTCGCAAGGAAAAGGTGGAGACAACCAAGGCGGCCGGCCTGCTGGCGACGTTGCCCCCCTGGGGGGTGCCGACGGCCGCCGCCGCAGGAGGATTCCTCCTTGCTACTGCCTTCTTTCTGATGTTCCGCAAAGGCAACCCCAAGTCTGCCTCATGA
- a CDS encoding tetratricopeptide repeat protein, which produces MIPVDSELVRLLMRIGYLAAWNGLYKEAIAVFDGVQAVRPESEIPIIGGAVVAILSGNPEVAIKSLKEGALTLNPGSDLARAHLGCALRLQGREEEGHAILQEVASTSSQPDARAMASNLLSLSSDQLAPKRNFL; this is translated from the coding sequence ATGATCCCCGTCGATTCTGAGCTCGTCCGTCTCTTGATGCGCATAGGCTACCTGGCCGCATGGAATGGTCTCTACAAGGAGGCCATCGCCGTCTTTGACGGCGTACAAGCTGTGCGACCGGAGAGCGAGATTCCCATCATTGGAGGGGCAGTCGTCGCCATCCTCTCGGGCAACCCCGAGGTGGCCATCAAATCGCTGAAGGAAGGTGCATTGACCCTGAATCCCGGCTCTGACCTCGCCCGCGCCCATCTGGGGTGCGCGTTGAGACTTCAGGGCCGGGAGGAGGAAGGGCATGCCATCTTGCAGGAAGTCGCCAGCACTTCCTCGCAACCCGACGCCCGGGCGATGGCGAGCAATTTGTTGTCGCTGTCTTCCGATCAACTGGCACCCAAACGCAACTTTCTATGA
- a CDS encoding FHA domain-containing protein — translation MSDTRSQWLLKVIAGPHQGAEIDLAPGKSLIGSDEGCDVVLHDVLIAPQHMAIDAGPKALFVEPLGGRVYLAGKRVKDTRQKVEPFVFITLGGTHLVIGPVDGKWPLLSAGDAPELEKEAPEPALGAEGKAAESSAATPGAAAGNGGGGPATAGAEGETPPPPKRAVAIFGVAFGLLLLTAWLILFNIWKGNNPLPGGGDDNDLKSRAEAVLKLHGASEDVRVESDGGRLYARGYVPKSDQLRDIEVDLRTKASGVVPRIWSLESLAESARSILRLQRLPLDVTANAEGRLVVSGSVADRDLWNRVKQQLTDEIPGVTGVDSQVTVPSIMKPTDRTVIVTLPAHAAAQKQGETDTAGAPSKRAGDGVAAAATLTPAAGLAAASAERISQTQAPREPAMIPNRGSMGITSSAPDRGVGANGAGAVNAAASATGLFQAPPPVPRALFPTIDKPDATVETIQNRPGGLGSMRLSSGGIYFAGARLPFGGVIKQVGEGRVVIQEGESERVVGIGDMVILGATSGAASRETTMDIATVSEALQDSGTTAEAISVRRALPADAEPVLPSAEKASAPKDVEPPLPTAELAPAAAPEKTVSIAVPADFQKPGLSERQKAKQEALEAAVAASESPQPHSSKPPVASSGHKESKP, via the coding sequence ATGAGTGATACCCGTTCCCAGTGGCTGCTGAAGGTGATCGCGGGCCCCCACCAGGGCGCGGAGATCGACCTTGCACCCGGCAAGAGCCTCATTGGCAGCGATGAGGGCTGCGATGTGGTGTTGCACGATGTCCTGATCGCCCCGCAGCACATGGCGATCGATGCCGGTCCCAAGGCGTTGTTTGTCGAGCCTCTGGGCGGCCGTGTGTATCTGGCGGGCAAGCGCGTCAAAGACACCCGCCAGAAGGTGGAACCCTTTGTGTTCATCACCTTGGGTGGCACGCATTTGGTGATCGGTCCAGTGGATGGCAAGTGGCCTCTCCTTTCTGCGGGCGATGCGCCGGAATTGGAGAAAGAAGCCCCCGAGCCAGCACTTGGCGCGGAGGGCAAAGCGGCGGAGAGCTCTGCCGCAACCCCGGGCGCAGCGGCGGGGAATGGGGGTGGAGGTCCAGCAACCGCTGGTGCGGAGGGCGAGACCCCGCCCCCTCCCAAGCGGGCGGTGGCGATCTTTGGTGTGGCATTTGGCCTGCTGCTGCTGACCGCATGGTTGATTCTGTTTAATATCTGGAAGGGGAACAATCCCTTGCCTGGCGGGGGGGACGACAATGACCTGAAATCCCGGGCTGAAGCGGTGCTCAAGTTGCATGGTGCCTCAGAAGATGTGCGGGTGGAATCGGACGGCGGTCGGCTCTATGCCCGCGGTTATGTCCCCAAGTCGGACCAGTTGAGAGACATTGAAGTGGACCTCCGCACCAAGGCTTCCGGTGTGGTGCCCCGGATCTGGAGTCTTGAGTCGCTGGCAGAAAGCGCCCGTTCCATCCTCCGCCTGCAACGCCTGCCGCTGGATGTCACGGCGAACGCCGAAGGCCGGCTGGTGGTCAGTGGCAGTGTTGCGGATCGCGATTTGTGGAACCGGGTGAAGCAGCAGCTCACGGATGAAATTCCGGGGGTCACTGGAGTGGACTCCCAAGTCACAGTGCCGTCCATCATGAAGCCCACAGACCGGACGGTCATCGTGACGCTTCCCGCGCATGCTGCGGCACAAAAGCAAGGTGAGACAGACACGGCGGGCGCGCCATCGAAGAGGGCGGGGGATGGCGTTGCCGCCGCCGCAACCCTCACTCCTGCGGCGGGCTTGGCGGCAGCTTCGGCGGAACGCATCAGCCAGACCCAGGCCCCGCGCGAGCCAGCGATGATCCCGAATCGTGGCAGCATGGGCATCACTTCCAGTGCTCCAGATCGTGGCGTGGGAGCGAACGGCGCTGGGGCGGTGAATGCCGCCGCTTCCGCAACAGGGCTCTTCCAGGCCCCTCCTCCGGTGCCGCGGGCTCTTTTCCCCACCATCGACAAGCCTGACGCCACGGTGGAAACCATTCAGAATCGTCCTGGCGGGCTGGGCTCCATGCGACTCAGCAGCGGGGGCATCTATTTTGCCGGAGCCCGTCTGCCGTTCGGGGGCGTGATCAAGCAGGTCGGTGAAGGGCGCGTGGTCATCCAGGAAGGCGAGAGCGAACGGGTGGTGGGAATTGGCGACATGGTCATCCTGGGTGCGACCTCGGGAGCCGCCTCAAGAGAAACGACCATGGACATCGCCACCGTTTCGGAGGCGCTTCAAGACAGCGGCACCACGGCAGAGGCGATTTCCGTCCGGCGGGCACTGCCAGCGGACGCGGAGCCGGTTCTCCCTTCTGCGGAGAAAGCCTCTGCTCCAAAAGACGTGGAGCCTCCGCTCCCAACGGCGGAGCTGGCGCCGGCTGCTGCTCCGGAAAAGACCGTCTCCATAGCCGTTCCCGCAGATTTTCAGAAACCCGGCCTCTCAGAAAGGCAGAAGGCCAAGCAGGAGGCATTGGAGGCTGCGGTGGCAGCAAGTGAATCGCCCCAGCCTCACTCCAGCAAACCGCCAGTTGCCTCGTCCGGTCACAAGGAATCCAAACCATGA
- the sctC gene encoding type III secretion system outer membrane ring subunit SctC: MRSFSYSLFACTVLAALAAPVAHADIPWKTARVSLQAVQQRTVADLLQELASKQGLQAIISPQVKAVVSGDFQSVATSAMLDTLCEVGNCTWFYDGGKIYVDAADEVLTRTLVVNALTRKSLEDALRSVGFASGPVGRESLIKGADRPGLLLLAGGPRYIQATEIVARELDAQMSIKVEQSGSEYTVRTYRLKYATAQDSTVGSGSGSSVRIPGVATTLQNLMNPKGSNPVNGPVYSERLRSRDGLRGEGLSSIGQPPAGSGAPRGAPGPSNAPQPGDPIEPIIVVDGRLNAIVVRDLGSRMPLYDELIQMLDVPTNAIEITAAIVDVDTTNGKDFGMEFLGNYTAKDGNKYRFGFEADRSQFDGGEAPPETTPSFVDGTNLVRGGGLNVAALIGGEGFDLLTRLRALETKGGADIVSSPSVLTMENVEAVVRTEETFYVRVAGDQEVDLFDVTAGVQFRVTPNLVVENGKRSFRLHLDITDGNFEDTSVDDIPGTRESAITTQAIVPESKTLLVGGYFIERKTKNTRQIPILGDIPVVGYAFKRKEVLNERKQRFFFITPKVVDVQLHSTPAVRDDVHPSAIRAREVANEAWKASNPNPTMLDPILLPAPGVPAGETSHPVVEPRGSTVRQSSEYDAPPVLPRIKINPK; encoded by the coding sequence ATGCGCTCTTTCTCCTACAGTCTTTTTGCGTGTACGGTCCTGGCGGCCTTGGCGGCACCGGTGGCCCACGCAGACATCCCATGGAAAACCGCCCGGGTGAGCTTGCAGGCGGTGCAGCAACGCACGGTGGCAGATCTCCTCCAGGAGCTGGCCTCCAAACAGGGGCTGCAGGCCATCATCAGTCCGCAGGTGAAGGCGGTGGTGAGTGGCGACTTCCAGTCTGTTGCCACGAGTGCCATGCTCGACACCCTGTGTGAGGTGGGCAACTGCACCTGGTTTTATGACGGAGGCAAAATCTATGTGGATGCTGCGGATGAAGTGCTCACGCGGACGCTGGTGGTCAACGCCCTGACCCGCAAGAGCTTGGAGGATGCGCTGCGGTCGGTGGGCTTTGCCAGCGGACCTGTGGGCAGAGAAAGCCTGATCAAGGGGGCCGACCGTCCTGGGCTGCTGCTGCTGGCTGGTGGGCCTCGTTACATTCAAGCAACCGAGATTGTCGCCCGTGAGCTGGATGCCCAGATGTCCATCAAGGTGGAGCAGTCCGGCTCCGAGTACACGGTGCGCACCTACCGCCTCAAGTACGCCACCGCCCAGGATTCCACCGTGGGTTCTGGATCGGGTTCCTCCGTCCGCATTCCCGGCGTAGCCACCACCTTGCAGAATCTGATGAACCCGAAGGGTTCGAATCCGGTGAATGGTCCCGTTTACTCCGAGCGTCTGCGGTCTCGTGACGGTTTGCGGGGCGAGGGTCTTTCCTCTATTGGGCAGCCCCCGGCAGGCAGTGGTGCTCCGCGGGGTGCGCCGGGGCCCTCCAATGCTCCTCAGCCTGGCGACCCCATTGAGCCCATCATCGTTGTGGATGGTCGTCTGAATGCGATCGTCGTACGCGATCTGGGCTCCCGCATGCCCCTCTATGATGAGCTGATCCAGATGCTCGACGTGCCCACCAACGCCATCGAAATCACGGCGGCGATTGTGGATGTGGACACCACCAATGGGAAAGACTTCGGCATGGAGTTCCTCGGGAACTACACCGCCAAGGATGGCAACAAATACCGGTTTGGATTTGAAGCGGACCGCAGCCAGTTCGATGGCGGAGAAGCGCCCCCTGAGACCACCCCATCGTTTGTGGACGGCACCAATCTCGTCCGGGGTGGCGGGCTGAATGTTGCGGCCCTCATTGGAGGGGAAGGATTTGACCTGCTGACCCGCTTGCGAGCCCTTGAGACGAAAGGCGGTGCGGACATTGTCTCCAGCCCATCGGTTCTGACGATGGAAAACGTCGAGGCCGTGGTGCGCACCGAGGAGACCTTCTATGTTCGGGTGGCTGGGGATCAGGAAGTGGATCTTTTCGACGTGACTGCCGGCGTGCAGTTCCGCGTCACTCCCAATCTGGTAGTGGAGAATGGAAAACGTTCCTTCCGCCTGCACCTGGACATTACGGACGGCAACTTCGAAGACACCTCTGTGGATGACATCCCCGGCACCCGGGAGAGTGCCATCACGACCCAGGCGATCGTCCCTGAGAGCAAGACCCTGCTGGTAGGAGGCTATTTCATCGAACGAAAGACCAAGAACACCCGCCAGATACCCATCCTGGGCGACATTCCCGTGGTCGGCTATGCCTTCAAACGCAAGGAGGTCCTGAATGAGCGCAAACAGCGCTTCTTCTTCATCACACCCAAGGTGGTGGATGTGCAGCTGCACTCCACCCCTGCGGTACGTGATGACGTTCACCCCTCCGCCATCCGGGCCCGGGAAGTGGCCAATGAGGCCTGGAAGGCGTCCAACCCCAATCCGACCATGCTGGATCCGATCTTGCTCCCCGCCCCGGGAGTGCCTGCTGGAGAGACTTCCCACCCTGTAGTGGAGCCCCGCGGATCCACGGTCCGGCAATCGTCTGAGTATGACGCCCCCCCTGTGCTTCCCCGCATCAAGATCAATCCCAAATGA
- a CDS encoding type III secretion system chaperone, whose amino-acid sequence MTDSISETVAAVCEEVGLSRPVPDGAGNFAFEVDGVPLRLYRIQDGKIVFAGVIGLADDLAQIRRQPLGVLLSDCLALSGARFSKLATAESICFEPGTRELFLWRRFDGELRSVSDGLAAVESLLNEASFWRQWLGAN is encoded by the coding sequence ATGACCGACTCGATTTCAGAAACCGTAGCAGCCGTCTGTGAAGAGGTGGGGTTGAGCCGCCCTGTCCCGGATGGCGCGGGAAACTTCGCGTTCGAGGTGGATGGCGTGCCGTTGCGTCTCTACCGGATTCAGGATGGGAAAATTGTTTTCGCAGGGGTCATTGGTTTGGCGGATGATTTGGCACAGATCAGGCGGCAGCCGCTCGGGGTCTTGCTTTCGGATTGCCTGGCTCTCTCGGGAGCCCGCTTCAGCAAGCTGGCCACTGCGGAGTCGATCTGCTTCGAGCCGGGCACCCGGGAACTGTTCCTCTGGCGGCGTTTTGACGGTGAGCTGCGGTCCGTTTCAGACGGGCTGGCTGCCGTCGAGTCACTCTTGAACGAAGCCAGCTTCTGGCGGCAATGGCTTGGTGCCAACTAA
- the sctV gene encoding type III secretion system export apparatus subunit SctV → MLQLQGAILRGSRYYDVLLAVVVVAILSLMILPVPPAVLDLLLAINLAISMLLLMLSMYVPGILEFSTFPSLLLITTLFRLSLNITTTRLILLHAHAGEIVYTFGNFVVGGNFVVGVVIFLIITLIQFIVITKGAERVAEVGARFTLDAMPGKQMAIDADLRAGAITQEEATARRHKVEKENQLHGAMDGAMKFVKGDAIAGLIITAINITAGICIGVMQKGWDIGKAVTTYSILTIGDGLVSQIPALLISITAGMIVTRVSASEDGGALGGDVGNQLLSQPKALMIAAGFMVGFALIPGFPKIPFLILAVVSGVGGFALSRKQPAESVLATQDKRDLPAMAPTGSKPQPKKKDANDEFSITVPLLMDVSAASQNAIDAASMNEELIRVRQALYHDLGVPFPGIHLRFNESLPAGAYKIMLHEVPIAEGSFKAGHVLAREKAESLKMLNIPFVEEKTFLKGLPPLWVPAERKVDLDKTNVPYLAPTQVLTYHLSVILKRYAADFVGLQETKYLLEKMEGQFAEVVREVQRVLPVQKITEVFQRLVQEEISIRNLRTILQSLIEWGQKEKEAVLLTEYVRSSLRRYISYKFSRGQNLLAVYLLEPSLEESIRKAVRQTSAGAYLALDPGTVKALLQSVRKQVGNIWESNQRPVLLTSLDVRRYTRKLIEQEFYELPVLSHQELTEEITIQPLGRIAT, encoded by the coding sequence ATGCTTCAGCTCCAAGGCGCGATCCTTCGCGGTTCCCGCTACTACGACGTGCTGCTTGCAGTCGTGGTGGTGGCCATTCTGTCCCTGATGATCCTGCCGGTGCCCCCGGCCGTGCTGGACCTGCTGCTCGCCATCAACCTGGCGATCTCCATGCTGCTCCTCATGCTGTCCATGTATGTGCCGGGCATCCTGGAGTTTTCGACGTTCCCTTCGCTGTTGCTCATCACGACCCTCTTTCGATTATCGCTCAACATCACGACCACCCGTCTGATCTTGTTGCACGCCCATGCCGGGGAGATCGTGTACACCTTCGGAAATTTCGTGGTCGGCGGCAACTTTGTCGTCGGGGTCGTGATCTTCCTGATCATCACCTTGATCCAGTTCATCGTGATCACCAAGGGGGCTGAACGTGTCGCGGAAGTCGGTGCCCGATTCACCTTGGACGCCATGCCGGGCAAGCAGATGGCCATTGATGCCGACTTGCGTGCTGGAGCCATCACCCAGGAGGAGGCCACCGCCCGACGACACAAGGTGGAAAAAGAAAACCAGCTTCATGGTGCCATGGATGGTGCCATGAAGTTCGTGAAAGGGGACGCCATCGCCGGCCTCATCATCACGGCCATCAACATCACTGCAGGGATCTGCATCGGCGTGATGCAGAAAGGCTGGGACATTGGCAAAGCGGTCACGACCTACTCCATCCTCACCATTGGTGACGGTCTGGTCTCCCAAATTCCGGCGCTCCTCATTTCCATCACCGCAGGCATGATTGTGACCCGCGTGTCGGCTTCAGAGGATGGGGGGGCGCTCGGGGGTGACGTAGGCAACCAGCTTCTTTCCCAGCCCAAGGCGCTCATGATCGCCGCCGGTTTCATGGTGGGATTTGCGTTGATCCCGGGTTTCCCCAAGATCCCTTTCTTGATCCTGGCGGTGGTGTCCGGGGTGGGGGGCTTTGCCTTGAGCCGCAAACAGCCAGCCGAGTCCGTGCTGGCCACGCAGGACAAGCGGGACCTGCCCGCGATGGCCCCCACCGGATCCAAGCCGCAACCCAAGAAGAAAGATGCAAATGACGAGTTCTCCATCACCGTCCCACTGCTGATGGATGTCTCTGCTGCCAGTCAGAATGCCATCGATGCAGCATCGATGAACGAGGAGCTGATCCGGGTGCGGCAGGCACTGTATCACGATCTAGGAGTGCCGTTCCCAGGCATCCACCTCCGGTTCAACGAATCGCTTCCAGCGGGAGCCTACAAGATCATGCTCCATGAGGTGCCCATCGCCGAAGGGAGCTTCAAAGCAGGCCACGTTCTGGCGCGGGAGAAGGCGGAGTCGCTCAAGATGCTCAATATCCCGTTTGTCGAGGAGAAGACCTTCCTGAAGGGGCTGCCACCGCTCTGGGTTCCCGCAGAACGCAAGGTGGACCTCGACAAGACCAATGTGCCCTACCTGGCTCCTACCCAGGTGTTGACGTATCATCTCTCCGTCATCCTCAAGCGATACGCCGCAGACTTCGTGGGGCTGCAGGAGACGAAATACCTTCTGGAAAAAATGGAAGGCCAGTTTGCCGAGGTGGTGCGGGAGGTGCAGCGTGTCCTGCCAGTGCAGAAGATCACCGAAGTCTTCCAGCGGTTGGTGCAGGAGGAGATTTCCATCCGAAACTTGCGCACCATTCTCCAGTCATTGATCGAGTGGGGCCAGAAGGAGAAGGAGGCGGTGCTTCTGACTGAGTACGTGCGATCCAGCTTGCGCCGCTATATCAGCTACAAATTCAGCCGCGGACAAAATCTCCTGGCGGTGTATCTGCTGGAGCCCAGTCTGGAAGAGAGCATTCGCAAGGCTGTGCGCCAGACCTCCGCGGGGGCCTACCTGGCACTCGACCCAGGCACGGTCAAAGCGCTCCTGCAATCCGTGCGCAAGCAGGTTGGCAACATTTGGGAAAGCAACCAGCGTCCCGTGCTGCTCACCTCCCTGGATGTCCGCCGCTACACCCGGAAGCTTATCGAACAGGAATTTTACGAACTTCCCGTTCTCTCCCACCAGGAACTCACCGAAGAGATCACCATCCAGCCGTTGGGACGCATCGCGACCTGA
- a CDS encoding tetratricopeptide repeat protein, with translation MSGEPPGTPGGKSARVGHWTLTPAQRDWMMLQAYLHLEQHKPAAACAMLRLLFRLFPDDVEVQRCLALGELMDGRPVDAARVATRALQKSSNDLRMPVGLVFAKALWEQGKHEAAREFLTSLLTTTTD, from the coding sequence ATGAGCGGAGAGCCTCCGGGCACTCCGGGGGGGAAGTCTGCGCGGGTGGGTCATTGGACCCTGACGCCTGCCCAGCGTGACTGGATGATGTTGCAGGCTTACCTGCATCTGGAGCAACACAAGCCGGCGGCGGCCTGCGCCATGTTGCGGCTCCTGTTTCGTCTGTTCCCGGACGATGTGGAAGTCCAGCGCTGTCTTGCCTTGGGAGAGTTGATGGATGGCCGGCCGGTGGATGCCGCCAGGGTGGCCACCCGCGCCCTGCAAAAAAGCTCCAACGACCTCCGCATGCCGGTGGGTCTGGTGTTCGCCAAAGCCCTCTGGGAGCAGGGCAAGCACGAAGCCGCGCGCGAGTTTCTCACCAGCCTTCTCACTACGACAACAGACTGA
- a CDS encoding CesT family type III secretion system chaperone: protein MTPIDQTVSEFGQSMGMAHLQPNEQGAVILDISGIGTLSIELVGDRQEIVAVSLSRRIEPPDAAACQMALEMTHPRQPGSWPVRAALAGGRGVLVFSARMETYEFNLPALHEAIAQLEALQDALSTVVRPA, encoded by the coding sequence ATGACTCCCATTGATCAAACCGTGTCCGAGTTCGGCCAGAGCATGGGCATGGCGCACCTGCAGCCCAATGAGCAGGGGGCGGTGATTCTGGACATCAGCGGCATTGGCACCTTGTCGATCGAGCTGGTGGGTGATCGCCAGGAGATTGTAGCGGTCAGCCTCTCCCGCAGGATCGAGCCGCCTGACGCCGCCGCCTGCCAGATGGCTTTGGAAATGACCCATCCCAGACAACCGGGAAGCTGGCCGGTGCGTGCCGCACTCGCCGGGGGACGTGGGGTTCTGGTCTTCTCCGCGAGAATGGAGACTTACGAATTCAACCTTCCTGCGTTGCACGAGGCCATCGCACAACTGGAGGCCCTGCAAGACGCTCTGTCCACGGTGGTGCGGCCCGCTTGA
- a CDS encoding TyeA family type III secretion system gatekeeper subunit — MPDETYTAHDLMREILEMTTQRWVDPARISLIATRVGLKKPETRIFFVTQLREKVRQIPLKLFPTPDIREKMLDAMQQALDAEIAKEEAS, encoded by the coding sequence ATGCCCGATGAGACCTATACGGCGCATGACTTGATGCGGGAGATCTTGGAGATGACCACCCAGAGATGGGTGGATCCCGCTCGCATCAGCCTGATCGCCACCCGGGTGGGGCTTAAGAAACCCGAAACCCGGATCTTTTTCGTCACCCAGTTGCGAGAGAAAGTCAGACAGATTCCCTTGAAACTATTCCCAACCCCGGATATTCGGGAGAAAATGCTCGATGCGATGCAACAGGCTCTGGATGCCGAAATCGCCAAGGAGGAGGCGTCTTAA